From Streptomyces sp. NBC_00775, one genomic window encodes:
- a CDS encoding PASTA domain-containing protein, with amino-acid sequence MRITPKTPEVRVPRLVGLMAMDARETAEARGMVLAAPDRPDFHLTVVDYVVRQYPPPGAEIPRGAVVTVWFDLGDAEGGAGVREPRLPRPPSGGMRRELDEPGDPFEVLR; translated from the coding sequence GTGCGTATAACACCCAAGACACCCGAAGTGCGCGTACCGCGGCTCGTGGGCCTGATGGCCATGGACGCGCGCGAGACGGCCGAGGCGCGAGGGATGGTGCTCGCCGCGCCCGACCGGCCCGACTTCCATCTCACGGTCGTCGATTACGTCGTACGGCAATATCCCCCGCCCGGCGCCGAGATCCCGCGCGGTGCCGTGGTCACCGTATGGTTCGACCTCGGTGACGCGGAGGGCGGCGCGGGAGTGCGCGAGCCGCGGCTGCCACGTCCGCCGTCGGGCGGGATGCGTCGCGAGCTCGACGAGCCGGGCGACCCGTTCGAGGTCCTCAGGTGA
- the def gene encoding peptide deformylase: MPRVFVQGRPVDAYPRLAPEARRGSVRRITEVGEEVLHRPCRDVTEFGPDLAALIADMFLTMHVADGAGLAANQVGVDLRLFVYDCPDDDGVRHVGHIANPVLDPLDPAGRRLLDEGEGCLSVPGAVMDVLRPDRAVVRGFDQDGNALVIEGTGYFARCLQHETDHVNGQIYLDRLSQRERRDALRQMEDRRERVFARRADKEAELSR, from the coding sequence ATGCCCCGTGTGTTCGTTCAGGGAAGGCCCGTCGACGCGTATCCGCGACTCGCGCCGGAGGCCCGGCGCGGATCGGTGCGGCGGATCACCGAGGTGGGCGAGGAGGTCCTGCACCGGCCGTGCCGGGACGTGACCGAGTTCGGTCCCGATCTCGCCGCGCTCATCGCCGACATGTTCCTGACCATGCATGTCGCCGACGGCGCGGGGCTCGCCGCGAACCAGGTCGGTGTCGATCTGAGGCTCTTCGTGTACGACTGCCCGGACGACGACGGCGTCCGGCACGTCGGGCACATCGCCAACCCGGTCCTGGACCCGCTCGACCCGGCCGGCCGGCGCCTGCTCGACGAGGGCGAGGGGTGCCTTTCCGTACCGGGCGCCGTCATGGACGTACTCCGGCCGGACCGCGCCGTCGTACGCGGCTTCGACCAGGACGGGAACGCTCTGGTCATCGAGGGGACGGGGTACTTCGCCCGCTGCCTCCAGCACGAGACCGACCACGTCAACGGCCAGATCTACCTGGACCGGCTCTCCCAGCGCGAACGGCGGGACGCGCTGCGGCAGATGGAGGACCGGCGCGAGCGGGTGTTCGCCCGCCGCGCCGACAAGGAGGCGGAGCTCAGCCGGTAG
- a CDS encoding NADH-quinone oxidoreductase subunit A, which yields MNAYAPILVLGALGAGFAIFSVVMATLIGPKRYNRAKLEAYECGIEPTPTPAGGGRFPIKYYLTAMLFIVFDIEIVFLYPWAVTFDALGVFGLVEMLLFVLTVFVAYAYVWRRGGLEWD from the coding sequence GTGAACGCGTATGCGCCGATCCTCGTACTGGGAGCCCTCGGGGCAGGCTTTGCGATCTTCTCCGTGGTCATGGCCACGCTGATCGGTCCGAAGCGGTACAACCGCGCCAAGCTCGAAGCGTACGAGTGCGGTATCGAGCCGACCCCCACGCCGGCCGGCGGCGGGCGGTTCCCCATCAAGTACTACCTGACGGCGATGCTCTTCATCGTCTTCGACATCGAGATCGTCTTCCTCTACCCCTGGGCCGTCACCTTCGACGCCCTGGGTGTTTTCGGGCTCGTGGAGATGTTGCTCTTCGTGCTCACCGTCTTCGTCGCGTACGCGTACGTATGGCGGCGCGGCGGCCTGGAATGGGACTGA
- a CDS encoding NuoB/complex I 20 kDa subunit family protein: MGLEEKLPSGFLLTTVEQAAGWVRKASVFPATFGLACCAIEMMTTGAGRYDLARFGMEVFRGSPRQADLMIVAGRVSQKMAPVLRQVYDQMPNPKWVISMGVCASSGGMFNNYAIVQGVDHIVPVDIYLPGCPPRPEMLMDAILKLHQKIQTSKLGVNAEEAAREAEEAALKALPTIEMKGLLR, from the coding sequence ATGGGACTCGAAGAAAAGCTGCCGAGCGGATTCCTGCTGACCACCGTCGAGCAGGCCGCGGGCTGGGTGCGCAAGGCGTCCGTCTTCCCCGCCACGTTCGGACTCGCCTGCTGCGCCATCGAGATGATGACGACCGGCGCGGGGCGCTACGACCTGGCGCGCTTCGGTATGGAGGTCTTCCGTGGATCGCCGCGCCAGGCGGACCTGATGATCGTGGCCGGCCGGGTCAGCCAGAAGATGGCGCCGGTGCTGCGGCAGGTCTATGACCAGATGCCCAACCCCAAGTGGGTGATCTCCATGGGGGTTTGCGCATCATCAGGTGGAATGTTCAATAACTACGCCATTGTGCAGGGAGTCGACCACATCGTCCCGGTCGACATCTATTTGCCCGGCTGTCCGCCGCGGCCCGAGATGCTGATGGACGCGATCCTCAAGCTCCACCAGAAGATCCAGACCTCCAAGCTCGGCGTGAATGCCGAGGAGGCGGCCCGCGAGGCGGAGGAAGCGGCGCTCAAGGCGCTTCCCACCATCGAGATGAAGGGCCTGCTGCGGTGA
- a CDS encoding hydroxysqualene dehydroxylase has protein sequence MTTEHAQQPQEQTGHTRRRFLAGAGGAVGAVALWPGSASAASGKHVAVLGGGVSGLSAAHELAERGYAVTVYEYYDVLGGKARSMDAPGTAGGGRKPLPGEHGFRFFPGFYRNLPDTMRRIPFPGNANGVHDNLRGGTEALFARAGGRPDLHFPLRRVTTPPAPGDLTPSWIRDQLLSVLDLGTRLPAHEAAYFADRLLVHLTSCDARREDQWEKTSWWDFIRAEDMSEEYRTLLGIGQTRNLVATRAEVASTRTVGRVIIEALLLWGLLGRGMDGDADIDRVLNAPTSEAWIAPWETYLRSLGVEFVTRTQVREVLYAGGRVTGVRVSAPDGSQERTVTADHYVSALPVEHARGTWGPALRAADPQLAKCDALKTDWMVGIQFYLRTPTPVVHGHINCLDSPWSVTGIGQAQFWDVRDFSADYGDGTAHDCLSAIVSEWDKPGILYGKTARECTKEEIVAETWAQLKDGLNDSGKTTLTDADRLGWFMDPAVTGLGGPDPQNREPLLIHPTGTLYNRPSARTAVPNFFLAGDYVRTDVDLATMEGANESARRAVNALLDADHSGAERCEIRELYRPPEMEPLKRVDELRYKLGLPNTFDLG, from the coding sequence ATGACAACAGAACACGCGCAACAGCCTCAGGAGCAGACCGGCCACACCCGCAGACGCTTCCTGGCGGGGGCCGGGGGAGCGGTCGGTGCCGTCGCGTTATGGCCCGGCAGCGCGAGCGCCGCCTCCGGCAAGCACGTCGCCGTACTGGGCGGCGGCGTCTCCGGTCTCAGTGCCGCCCATGAACTCGCCGAGCGGGGTTACGCGGTGACCGTCTACGAGTACTACGACGTCCTCGGCGGCAAGGCCCGCTCGATGGACGCGCCGGGGACGGCGGGCGGCGGACGCAAACCCCTCCCCGGCGAACACGGCTTCCGCTTCTTCCCCGGTTTCTACCGAAACCTCCCGGACACGATGCGCCGGATTCCCTTCCCCGGCAACGCGAACGGCGTCCACGACAACCTCCGCGGCGGCACCGAGGCCCTGTTCGCCCGCGCGGGCGGCCGCCCCGATCTGCACTTCCCCCTGCGGCGGGTGACGACCCCGCCCGCGCCCGGCGACCTCACCCCGTCCTGGATCCGCGACCAGCTCCTGTCCGTCCTCGACCTGGGCACCCGGCTGCCCGCCCACGAGGCGGCGTACTTCGCCGACCGTCTCCTGGTCCACCTCACCAGCTGCGACGCCCGCCGCGAGGACCAGTGGGAGAAGACCTCCTGGTGGGACTTCATCCGCGCCGAGGACATGAGCGAGGAGTACCGGACGCTCCTCGGCATCGGCCAGACCCGCAACCTCGTCGCCACCCGCGCCGAGGTGGCCTCCACCCGGACCGTCGGCCGCGTCATCATCGAGGCCCTGCTGCTGTGGGGCCTCCTCGGCCGCGGTATGGACGGCGACGCCGACATCGACCGCGTGCTCAACGCCCCGACGAGTGAGGCCTGGATCGCCCCCTGGGAGACATATCTGCGCTCCCTGGGCGTCGAGTTCGTGACGCGTACGCAGGTGCGTGAGGTCCTGTACGCGGGCGGGCGTGTCACCGGCGTACGCGTTTCGGCCCCCGACGGCAGCCAGGAACGTACGGTCACCGCCGACCACTACGTCTCCGCGCTCCCCGTCGAGCACGCCCGCGGCACCTGGGGCCCGGCCCTGCGCGCCGCCGACCCGCAGCTCGCCAAGTGCGACGCCCTGAAGACGGACTGGATGGTGGGGATCCAGTTCTATCTGCGCACGCCGACGCCGGTGGTGCACGGGCACATCAACTGCCTCGACTCACCGTGGTCGGTGACGGGCATCGGACAGGCCCAGTTCTGGGACGTACGCGACTTTTCGGCCGACTACGGAGACGGCACCGCCCACGACTGCCTCTCCGCGATCGTCTCGGAGTGGGACAAGCCCGGGATCCTGTACGGCAAGACGGCCCGTGAGTGCACCAAGGAAGAGATCGTCGCCGAGACCTGGGCGCAGCTCAAGGACGGCCTCAACGACTCCGGGAAGACCACGCTCACGGACGCCGACCGGCTCGGCTGGTTCATGGACCCGGCGGTGACGGGACTCGGCGGCCCGGACCCGCAGAACCGCGAGCCGCTCCTCATCCATCCGACGGGAACCCTCTACAACCGCCCCTCCGCCCGGACCGCGGTACCGAATTTCTTCCTCGCCGGCGACTACGTGCGCACCGACGTGGACCTGGCGACCATGGAGGGCGCCAACGAGTCCGCGCGCCGGGCGGTCAACGCGCTGCTGGACGCGGACCATTCGGGCGCCGAGCGCTGTGAGATCCGGGAGCTGTACCGGCCGCCGGAGATGGAGCCGCTCAAGCGCGTGGACGAACTCCGCTACAAACTGGGCCTGCCCAACACATTCGACCTCGGATAG
- a CDS encoding GNAT family N-acetyltransferase, with the protein MNRALPDVQLRVPTDEDAFAWHRIFADPEVMEFHGGRAAELSVYEELTARQRRHDAEYGFCLWTMVDSEGDVLGFTGAQPWPHAWGPTGQIEIGWRLGRAHWGKGYVTAAARTTLERVRAAGVGHVVAMVNARNERSIAVTRRLGMELAERFTLPASGQEGHRYRLAL; encoded by the coding sequence GTGAACCGAGCTCTCCCCGACGTACAGCTCCGAGTCCCCACCGACGAGGACGCCTTCGCCTGGCACCGGATCTTCGCCGACCCTGAGGTCATGGAGTTCCACGGGGGCAGGGCGGCCGAGTTGTCCGTGTACGAGGAGCTCACCGCACGGCAGCGGCGGCACGACGCCGAGTACGGGTTCTGTCTGTGGACGATGGTCGACTCGGAGGGTGACGTGCTCGGCTTCACCGGCGCGCAGCCGTGGCCGCACGCCTGGGGGCCGACGGGGCAGATCGAGATCGGCTGGCGGCTGGGGCGGGCGCACTGGGGCAAGGGGTATGTCACGGCGGCCGCCCGCACCACCCTGGAGCGGGTCCGCGCGGCGGGCGTCGGCCACGTCGTCGCCATGGTCAACGCCCGCAACGAACGCTCCATCGCGGTGACGCGACGGCTCGGCATGGAGCTCGCCGAGCGGTTCACCCTGCCGGCGTCGGGGCAGGAGGGGCACCGCTACCGGCTGGCCCTCTGA
- a CDS encoding demethylmenaquinone methyltransferase, which yields MTRASLDKQPHEVASMFDDVAERYDLTNDLLSLGQDRVWRREVAKAVDARPAQKILDLAAGTATSSLPFARTGAYVVPCDFSLGMLRVGKRNHPWLPLTAGDATKLPFKDDTFDAVTISFGLRNVQDTDAALSELYRVTKPGGRVVICEFSHPTWAPFRTVYTEYLMRALPPVARAVSSNPDAYVYLAESIRAWPNQPELAERLRKAGWSKVAWRNLTGGVVALHRGFKQA from the coding sequence GTGACCCGCGCATCCCTGGACAAGCAGCCGCACGAAGTCGCTTCGATGTTCGACGACGTGGCGGAACGGTACGACCTGACGAACGACCTGCTGTCGCTCGGGCAGGACCGGGTGTGGCGCCGGGAGGTCGCGAAGGCCGTCGACGCCCGGCCCGCGCAGAAGATCCTGGACCTGGCGGCCGGTACGGCGACCTCGTCCCTCCCCTTCGCCCGCACCGGCGCGTACGTCGTGCCCTGCGACTTCTCCCTCGGCATGCTCCGGGTCGGCAAGAGGAACCACCCCTGGCTGCCGCTCACGGCGGGCGACGCGACGAAGCTGCCCTTCAAGGACGACACCTTCGACGCGGTCACGATCTCCTTCGGACTGCGCAACGTGCAGGACACCGACGCCGCGCTGAGCGAGCTGTACCGGGTGACCAAGCCCGGCGGCCGTGTCGTGATCTGCGAGTTCTCGCACCCCACGTGGGCGCCGTTCCGCACGGTGTACACCGAGTACCTGATGCGCGCGCTGCCGCCGGTCGCCCGCGCGGTCTCCTCCAACCCCGACGCGTACGTCTACCTCGCCGAGTCCATCCGCGCCTGGCCGAACCAGCCCGAACTGGCCGAGCGGCTGCGCAAGGCGGGCTGGTCGAAGGTGGCCTGGCGGAACCTGACGGGCGGCGTCGTGGCGCTGCACCGGGGCTTCAAGCAGGCCTGA
- a CDS encoding acyltransferase family protein: MSWGSEQQGQQGQQGRQGPQGPQGQQGQQGYGYGGYGGQQAPPQQYGQGYPQYDQGYGQGYAQPQPYAQPAQQPYAQPVQPTQYEQPWSYAPEKPEAASTTAQLDAVPSEPPAQTPAPAAVEEPPPTEPEEPKPKAKAGGRDRYFDALRAVALVRVVTYHTFGWAWAGMVFPSMGVMFALAGTLMAKSLERPAFKVVKSRMRRLLPPFWFWGFFVVVAMMIHDWMPGWQIVFWVVPVGDPPGNHWGIQAWEILWYLRTYLWFVLLSPLLLWIFRKAPIPVLLLSLVPIVVFQYGWTPPWDRFGSAITDLATYLFCWLVGFAHREGVLQRLKPALVVLASLAALGYGGWFAFGHQGEFGTYDLDEIPIAQAFWSAGFVTLLMYFKAYYNVDFAWLARFKRLDRIVTIFNGRAVTIYLWHEIALILAVPLIDQFWKVPAFEKWLPLESQWFMFGIGWVLIWVAIPLFGWVEDVAAKKKPKLLP; the protein is encoded by the coding sequence ATGAGCTGGGGCTCGGAACAACAAGGACAACAGGGGCAACAGGGACGGCAAGGGCCGCAAGGGCCGCAGGGCCAGCAGGGCCAGCAGGGTTACGGCTACGGCGGGTACGGGGGGCAGCAGGCCCCGCCCCAGCAGTACGGGCAGGGGTACCCCCAGTACGACCAGGGATACGGCCAGGGCTATGCCCAGCCGCAGCCGTACGCCCAGCCCGCGCAGCAGCCGTACGCGCAGCCCGTACAGCCCACGCAGTACGAGCAGCCGTGGTCGTACGCGCCCGAGAAACCGGAAGCGGCCTCCACCACCGCTCAGCTGGACGCCGTTCCGTCCGAGCCCCCCGCTCAGACCCCCGCTCCCGCTGCGGTGGAGGAGCCGCCGCCCACGGAACCGGAGGAGCCGAAGCCGAAGGCGAAAGCCGGCGGCCGTGACCGCTACTTCGACGCCCTGCGCGCCGTCGCCCTGGTCCGCGTCGTCACGTACCACACGTTCGGGTGGGCCTGGGCCGGCATGGTCTTCCCCTCCATGGGCGTGATGTTCGCGCTCGCCGGCACCCTGATGGCCAAGTCCCTGGAGCGCCCCGCGTTCAAGGTGGTCAAGAGCCGGATGCGGCGGCTGCTGCCGCCCTTCTGGTTCTGGGGCTTCTTCGTCGTGGTCGCGATGATGATCCACGACTGGATGCCGGGCTGGCAGATCGTCTTCTGGGTCGTCCCGGTCGGCGACCCGCCGGGCAACCACTGGGGCATCCAGGCCTGGGAGATCCTCTGGTACCTGCGCACGTACCTCTGGTTCGTGCTGCTCTCCCCGCTGCTCCTGTGGATCTTCCGCAAGGCCCCCATCCCGGTCCTGCTCCTCTCCCTCGTGCCGATCGTGGTCTTCCAGTACGGCTGGACGCCGCCGTGGGACCGCTTCGGCAGCGCCATCACCGACCTGGCCACCTATCTGTTCTGCTGGCTCGTCGGCTTCGCGCACCGCGAGGGCGTGCTCCAGCGGCTGAAGCCCGCCCTGGTGGTGCTGGCGTCGCTGGCCGCGCTCGGGTACGGCGGCTGGTTCGCCTTCGGCCACCAAGGGGAGTTCGGCACCTACGACCTGGACGAGATCCCGATCGCCCAGGCCTTCTGGTCGGCCGGCTTCGTCACGCTGCTGATGTACTTCAAGGCGTACTACAACGTCGACTTCGCATGGCTCGCCCGCTTCAAGCGGCTCGACCGGATCGTGACGATCTTCAACGGGCGCGCGGTGACGATCTACCTCTGGCACGAGATCGCCCTGATCCTCGCGGTACCGCTGATCGACCAGTTCTGGAAGGTGCCCGCCTTCGAGAAGTGGCTGCCGCTGGAGAGCCAGTGGTTCATGTTCGGCATCGGATGGGTGCTGATCTGGGTCGCGATCCCGCTGTTCGGCTGGGTCGAGGACGTGGCCGCGAAGAAGAAGCCGAAGCTGCTGCCCTGA
- a CDS encoding NADH-quinone oxidoreductase subunit C, which translates to MSDANSNGVNPEKDLGASNLPGQRGDGGEEIRVQRGMFGANNGGDTSGYGGLVRSVRLPGPATRPYGGWFDEVADELEGALEEQGLVPENAIEKTIVDRDELTFHIEREYLVRVAQTLRDDPALRFELCTGVSGVHYLGDKGRELHAIYHLRSITHNRLIRLEVSAPDADPHIPSLVSVYPTNDWHERETYDFFGLIFDGHPALTRIMMPDDWQGFPQRKDYPLGGIPIEYKGAQIPAPDQRRSYS; encoded by the coding sequence GTGAGCGACGCGAACAGCAACGGGGTCAACCCCGAGAAGGACCTCGGCGCCTCGAACCTCCCCGGCCAGCGCGGCGACGGCGGCGAGGAGATCCGCGTCCAGCGCGGCATGTTCGGCGCCAACAACGGCGGCGACACCTCCGGCTATGGCGGCCTGGTCCGCTCCGTCCGGCTCCCCGGCCCGGCCACCCGCCCCTACGGCGGCTGGTTCGACGAGGTCGCCGACGAACTGGAAGGCGCCCTGGAGGAACAGGGGCTCGTCCCCGAGAACGCCATCGAGAAGACGATCGTCGACCGCGACGAGCTCACCTTCCACATCGAACGCGAGTACCTGGTCCGTGTCGCCCAGACCCTGCGCGACGACCCGGCCCTCCGCTTCGAACTGTGCACGGGCGTGAGCGGAGTGCACTACCTCGGTGACAAGGGCCGCGAGCTGCACGCCATCTACCACCTGCGCTCGATCACCCACAACCGGCTGATCCGCCTGGAGGTCAGCGCCCCCGACGCCGACCCGCACATCCCCTCGCTCGTCTCCGTCTATCCCACGAACGACTGGCACGAGCGCGAGACGTACGACTTCTTCGGGCTGATCTTCGACGGTCACCCGGCGCTGACGCGGATCATGATGCCGGACGACTGGCAGGGCTTCCCGCAGCGCAAGGACTACCCCCTCGGTGGCATCCCCATCGAGTACAAGGGCGCCCAGATCCCGGCTCCGGACCAGCGGAGGTCGTACTCATGA
- a CDS encoding chitinase, producing MRSFLKPAAGLVCLVALACAGCSSGGDDTSDAAPSQTPRTSAAPSESESSSSSSSTSYAPYVSATTASDMDSTGSPTTYNLAFVISDGSDCAAKWNGTYAIGNAAVKSRISALKESGASVRVSFGGASGKELASTCDNVTKLAAAYGAALDAAGSTQADFDIEGDQLTDSASVKMRSAAIAVLQKERPDLKVSFTLPVMPSGLDSDSLALLESANDFSVKVSTVNIMTMNYGTSYSGDMGDYAITSAKAAHDQLEDVFGLSSAGAWQGLALTSMIGDNDVSGETFTLSDAAQVRAFAEEKEVAWVSMWSTFRDQQCEDDDSASDDAATDCSGVEQDSGAFAEAFAG from the coding sequence ATGAGGAGTTTCCTGAAGCCGGCCGCCGGGCTCGTCTGCCTGGTGGCTCTGGCCTGTGCGGGGTGCTCCTCGGGCGGTGACGACACGTCGGACGCCGCGCCCTCGCAGACCCCGCGGACGAGTGCGGCACCCTCCGAGAGCGAGTCGTCGTCGTCCTCGTCCTCCACCTCGTACGCCCCGTACGTGAGCGCCACCACCGCGTCCGACATGGACTCGACCGGGTCACCGACGACGTACAACCTGGCCTTCGTGATCTCGGACGGCAGCGACTGTGCGGCGAAGTGGAACGGCACGTACGCCATCGGCAACGCGGCCGTGAAGTCCCGGATCTCGGCGCTCAAGGAGTCCGGCGCGAGCGTGCGCGTCTCCTTCGGCGGGGCGTCCGGGAAGGAGCTGGCGTCCACCTGCGACAACGTGACCAAGCTGGCCGCGGCCTACGGGGCGGCGCTGGATGCCGCCGGGTCGACGCAGGCGGACTTCGACATCGAGGGCGACCAGCTGACCGACTCCGCCTCGGTCAAGATGCGCTCGGCGGCGATCGCGGTGCTCCAGAAGGAGCGCCCCGATCTGAAGGTCTCCTTCACGCTGCCGGTCATGCCGTCCGGCCTCGACTCCGACAGCCTGGCGCTGCTGGAGTCCGCCAACGACTTCTCCGTGAAGGTCTCCACCGTCAACATCATGACGATGAACTACGGCACCTCGTACAGCGGTGACATGGGCGACTACGCCATCACGTCCGCCAAGGCGGCCCACGATCAGCTGGAGGACGTCTTCGGGCTGTCCAGCGCGGGGGCGTGGCAGGGGCTCGCCCTCACGTCGATGATCGGGGACAACGACGTCTCGGGCGAGACGTTCACCCTCTCGGACGCGGCGCAGGTACGGGCGTTCGCTGAGGAGAAGGAGGTGGCGTGGGTGTCCATGTGGTCGACGTTCCGGGATCAGCAGTGCGAGGACGATGACTCTGCGTCTGATGATGCGGCTACTGATTGCAGCGGGGTTGAGCAGGACTCGGGGGCGTTTGCTGAGGCGTTCGCTGGGTGA
- a CDS encoding geranylgeranyl reductase family protein, whose translation MTEPQPLSENTADVIVVGAGPAGSTTAYYLAKAGLDVLLLEKTAFPREKVCGDGLTPRATKQLVSMGIDISEEAGWLRNKGLRIIGGGVRLQLDWPDLASFPDYGLVRKRDDFDEQLARQAQKAGARLYERCNVGAPIIDDRTGRITGVHAKIGDADSKEKREVTFHAPLVVAADGNSTRLSLAMGLHRREDRPMGVAVRTYFTSPRHEDDYLESWLELWDKRGPGEDRLLPGYGWIFGMGDGTSNVGLGVLNTSNSFKELDWREVLKAWCASMPEDWGYTPENMTGPIRGAALPMAFNRQPHYTKGLLLVGDAGGLVNPFNGEGIAYAMESGQIAADVIVQAHARATPGQRELALQRYPQVLKDTFGGYYTLGRAFVKLIGNPKVMKIATQRGLTHPLLMKFTLKMLANLTDPTGGDAMDRIINGLSKVAPKA comes from the coding sequence GTGACCGAGCCCCAGCCCCTCTCCGAGAACACCGCCGATGTCATCGTCGTCGGGGCCGGGCCAGCCGGTTCCACCACCGCCTACTACCTGGCCAAGGCCGGACTGGACGTCCTGCTCCTGGAGAAGACCGCGTTCCCGCGCGAGAAGGTGTGCGGTGACGGCCTGACCCCGCGCGCCACCAAGCAGCTCGTGTCGATGGGCATCGACATCTCAGAGGAGGCCGGCTGGCTCCGGAACAAGGGCCTGCGCATCATCGGCGGCGGCGTCCGACTCCAGCTGGACTGGCCGGATCTCGCCTCCTTCCCCGACTACGGCCTCGTACGCAAGCGGGACGACTTCGACGAGCAGCTGGCGCGGCAGGCGCAGAAGGCGGGCGCGCGGCTGTACGAGCGCTGCAATGTCGGCGCCCCGATCATCGACGACCGCACCGGCCGCATCACCGGCGTGCACGCCAAGATCGGCGACGCGGACTCCAAGGAGAAGCGCGAGGTCACCTTCCACGCCCCGCTGGTCGTCGCCGCCGACGGCAACTCCACCCGCCTCTCCCTGGCGATGGGCCTGCACCGCCGCGAGGACCGCCCGATGGGCGTCGCGGTCCGTACGTACTTCACCTCCCCGCGCCACGAGGACGACTACCTGGAGTCGTGGCTGGAGCTGTGGGACAAGCGGGGGCCGGGCGAGGACCGCCTGCTCCCCGGCTACGGCTGGATCTTCGGCATGGGCGACGGCACCTCGAACGTCGGCCTCGGTGTCCTCAACACCTCCAACTCCTTCAAGGAACTGGACTGGCGCGAGGTCCTGAAGGCGTGGTGCGCCTCGATGCCGGAGGACTGGGGCTACACCCCCGAGAACATGACCGGCCCGATCCGCGGCGCCGCCCTCCCCATGGCCTTCAACCGCCAACCGCACTACACCAAGGGCCTGTTGCTGGTCGGCGACGCCGGCGGCCTGGTGAACCCCTTCAACGGTGAGGGCATCGCCTACGCCATGGAGTCCGGCCAGATCGCCGCCGACGTCATCGTCCAGGCCCACGCGCGCGCCACCCCCGGCCAGCGGGAGCTGGCGTTGCAGCGCTACCCGCAGGTCCTCAAGGACACCTTCGGCGGCTACTACACCCTCGGCCGCGCCTTCGTGAAGCTCATCGGCAATCCGAAGGTCATGAAGATCGCCACCCAGCGCGGCCTGACGCACCCCCTGTTGATGAAGTTCACGCTGAAGATGCTCGCGAACCTGACGGACCCGACGGGCGGCGACGCGATGGACCGCATCATCAACGGCCTTTCGAAGGTGGCCCCGAAGGCGTGA
- a CDS encoding C40 family peptidase, protein MEDPLVPLVLMSHTAHIRSHRKPRRNASSLAMRAGVAGGVLSTLAVAGASGSANAAESTTQTLELPALTADLAAQVAQSADATQQAAANYELQAERDAAAAKAAKQAKADLADAKEKAEAKKKAAEAARKAAAAEAVSRSSARTTLSASASTSVSAPASGSVATVIAFLKAQVGDAYVMGGTGPNAWDCSGLVQAAFKQVGVDLPRVSQDQSTSGTPVSLSNIQVGDILYWGSAGSAYHVGVYIGNGQYLDAANPSKGVVIQDLSGYPATGAVRVL, encoded by the coding sequence ATGGAGGACCCCCTGGTACCGCTTGTACTCATGTCCCACACCGCTCACATACGAAGCCACCGGAAGCCCCGCCGCAACGCGTCGTCGCTCGCGATGCGCGCCGGAGTTGCCGGTGGCGTTCTCAGCACCCTGGCAGTGGCTGGTGCGTCCGGTTCGGCGAACGCCGCCGAGTCCACGACGCAGACCCTCGAACTGCCCGCCCTGACGGCCGACCTGGCCGCCCAGGTCGCGCAGTCCGCGGACGCCACGCAGCAGGCCGCGGCGAACTACGAGCTGCAGGCTGAGCGTGACGCGGCCGCCGCGAAGGCCGCAAAGCAGGCCAAGGCCGACCTCGCGGACGCCAAGGAGAAGGCGGAGGCCAAGAAGAAGGCGGCCGAGGCCGCGCGCAAGGCCGCCGCCGCCGAGGCCGTCTCGCGTTCCTCCGCGCGGACCACTCTGTCCGCATCCGCGTCCACGAGCGTCTCGGCCCCCGCCAGCGGCAGTGTCGCGACCGTCATCGCCTTCCTCAAGGCGCAGGTCGGCGACGCCTACGTCATGGGCGGCACCGGCCCCAACGCGTGGGACTGCTCCGGTCTCGTGCAGGCCGCGTTCAAGCAGGTCGGCGTCGACCTGCCGCGCGTCTCGCAGGACCAGTCGACGTCCGGTACGCCGGTCTCGCTGTCCAACATCCAGGTCGGCGACATCCTGTACTGGGGTTCGGCCGGTTCGGCGTACCACGTGGGTGTGTACATCGGCAACGGCCAGTACCTGGACGCCGCCAACCCCTCCAAGGGTGTGGTGATTCAGGACCTTTCGGGCTACCCGGCCACGGGCGCGGTGCGCGTTCTCTGA